A genomic region of Chryseobacterium sp. KACC 21268 contains the following coding sequences:
- a CDS encoding DUF853 family protein, translating to MSNKEKFITDLNSKYNPKGDHIILGKGMLDGEIVTEVNVSIPLKTVNRHGLIAGATGTGKTKTLQVFVEQLSHAGIPTLVMDIKGDLSGIAESGTENDNIKERYSKTGLPYSPQNFPVELMTISGAKGVKLRATVLEFGPILLSKILGLNDTQQSIMSIVFKYCDDKALPLVDLNDLKKVLQYVTDNPIGKKELADNYGSIAPASLGAILRSIVAMEQQGAATFFGEPSFDVEDLLQTRDGKGVVNIFRVDDIQSKPNLFSTFILSLFAEIYMTFPEEGDSGKPKLVLFIDEAHLLFNEASKTLLSQIETMVKLIRSKGIGIYFITQIPGDVPENILSQLGLKIQHALRGFTGKDKKEIDKAVENYPTTEFYNASELIQNLGIGEAFVTALNEKGIPTPLVHTYLISPESRMDILTSSEIDDLTRNSSLVRKYEENIDKESAYEILNKRIEEHTQTVIPTPTRGRTAQPKEEPGMFEQVIESRAGKTFLNTLAREGAKFILGMFSMKKRR from the coding sequence ATGTCAAATAAAGAAAAATTCATAACCGACCTCAACTCAAAATACAACCCAAAAGGCGACCACATCATCCTGGGAAAAGGAATGTTGGACGGCGAGATCGTCACCGAAGTCAATGTCTCGATTCCACTGAAAACCGTGAACAGACACGGTTTGATTGCTGGCGCAACGGGAACTGGAAAGACCAAAACGCTTCAGGTTTTCGTAGAGCAATTGTCTCACGCCGGAATCCCGACTTTGGTAATGGATATCAAAGGTGACCTTTCCGGAATCGCTGAATCTGGGACGGAAAACGACAACATAAAAGAACGATATTCTAAAACAGGTTTACCATATTCTCCACAGAATTTTCCAGTGGAACTGATGACCATTTCCGGTGCAAAAGGTGTGAAACTTCGCGCAACGGTTTTGGAATTCGGACCAATCTTACTAAGCAAAATTCTTGGGCTTAATGATACTCAGCAAAGCATTATGTCTATCGTTTTCAAATATTGCGACGACAAAGCTTTGCCTTTGGTGGATTTGAATGATTTGAAAAAAGTCCTTCAATATGTGACGGATAATCCGATTGGCAAAAAGGAATTAGCTGACAATTATGGCTCGATTGCGCCGGCATCTTTAGGTGCAATTCTTCGTTCAATCGTGGCAATGGAACAACAAGGCGCTGCTACTTTTTTCGGCGAACCAAGTTTCGATGTTGAAGACCTTTTGCAGACGAGAGATGGAAAAGGTGTGGTGAATATTTTCCGAGTTGATGATATCCAAAGTAAGCCTAATCTTTTCTCGACCTTTATTTTATCGTTGTTTGCGGAGATCTATATGACTTTCCCAGAGGAAGGTGACAGCGGAAAACCGAAATTGGTTTTGTTCATCGACGAAGCACATTTACTTTTCAACGAAGCTTCCAAAACTTTGCTTTCGCAGATTGAAACGATGGTGAAATTAATTCGTTCTAAAGGAATTGGGATTTATTTTATCACTCAAATTCCAGGCGATGTTCCGGAAAATATTTTGAGCCAATTAGGCTTGAAAATCCAGCACGCTTTGAGAGGTTTCACTGGAAAAGACAAAAAGGAAATCGATAAAGCGGTGGAGAATTATCCAACGACAGAATTTTACAACGCCAGCGAACTCATCCAAAATCTTGGAATCGGGGAAGCTTTTGTGACTGCGCTTAATGAGAAAGGAATTCCAACGCCTTTGGTTCACACTTATTTAATTTCGCCCGAAAGTAGAATGGATATTTTGACCTCATCGGAAATTGATGATTTGACAAGAAACTCATCATTGGTCAGAAAATATGAGGAAAACATCGACAAAGAAAGTGCCTACGAAATCCTAAACAAAAGAATCGAGGAACACACGCAAACCGTAATACCAACACCGACGAGAGGCAGAACGGCACAACCAAAAGAAGAACCCGGAATGTTTGAGCAGGTGATTGAAAGCCGCGCCGGAAAAACTTTTCTGAACACTTTGGCAAGAGAAGGTGCGAAGTTTATTTTGGGAATGTTCAGTATGAAGAAAAGAAGATAA
- a CDS encoding 3'-5' exonuclease: protein MYSVIDIESNGAPFRKESIIEIAIYRYDGHEITDQFISLVNPEDEISSFVQKLTGISSKMVLTAPKFHEIAKRVVEITQDSTLVGHNIDFDYRMLRQSFKRLGYEFNINTLDTIPLAKKLIPEEKSYSLSKLCKSIGIPLTEAHRASGDARATLDLFKLLMIKDKSNEIIQSQQEENHAKSYLNKIQLLTEDLPNERGILYFQNSDGKIIHSDVVEDLYKSAKKILESDSRKYKNIQEDAVLTSYELTGTDLIAKLMMKNKGISKTQPLPFGLFYRKNKFILEKIKKEQEEKPYLRFKSFTQGLKAINYIKSKPELKENLEEFTQKINLKKRNEIWTSSGRTLGEKSFLILENGKLTGFGFYDLYHQIQSMEKIKKLMLPVSRFSQDLQNDLQLALLRNEFEVSPLPEK from the coding sequence ATGTACTCAGTAATAGATATAGAAAGTAACGGCGCACCATTTCGGAAGGAAAGCATCATAGAGATTGCTATCTACCGATATGACGGTCACGAGATCACAGACCAGTTTATCTCGCTCGTGAATCCCGAAGATGAGATCTCTTCTTTTGTTCAAAAGTTGACAGGGATTTCCTCCAAAATGGTTTTGACTGCTCCGAAATTTCACGAGATCGCAAAACGTGTGGTAGAGATCACGCAGGATTCAACTTTGGTCGGTCACAATATTGATTTCGATTATCGGATGCTTCGCCAATCGTTCAAACGACTTGGTTACGAATTCAATATCAATACTTTAGATACAATCCCGTTAGCTAAGAAATTGATTCCGGAAGAGAAAAGTTATTCACTCAGCAAACTTTGCAAATCTATCGGAATTCCTTTGACAGAAGCACACCGAGCAAGTGGCGATGCGAGAGCGACTTTGGACTTGTTCAAGTTGTTGATGATCAAAGATAAATCCAATGAGATCATCCAATCTCAACAGGAAGAGAACCACGCCAAAAGCTATCTCAATAAGATCCAATTGCTGACAGAAGACCTTCCTAACGAGCGCGGAATTTTATATTTCCAAAATTCTGACGGGAAGATCATTCATTCTGATGTCGTAGAAGATCTATACAAATCAGCTAAAAAAATCCTTGAATCTGATTCCAGAAAGTACAAGAATATCCAGGAAGATGCAGTTTTGACTTCTTACGAATTGACCGGAACCGACCTGATTGCCAAGCTGATGATGAAGAATAAAGGCATCAGCAAAACGCAACCTTTGCCTTTCGGATTGTTTTACAGAAAGAACAAATTCATTCTTGAGAAAATCAAAAAAGAACAGGAAGAGAAACCTTATTTGAGATTCAAAAGTTTTACGCAAGGTTTGAAGGCCATCAATTACATCAAATCCAAACCTGAGCTGAAAGAAAATCTGGAAGAATTCACGCAGAAAATCAACCTTAAAAAAAGAAACGAGATCTGGACTTCATCCGGAAGAACTTTGGGCGAAAAGTCTTTCCTTATTTTAGAAAACGGAAAACTGACTGGTTTTGGGTTTTACGATTTGTATCATCAAATCCAGTCTATGGAAAAAATCAAAAAACTGATGTTGCCCGTTTCCAGATTCTCTCAGGATTTGCAGAATGATTTGCAGTTGGCGCTTTTGCGGAATGAGTTTGAGGTTTCTCCGCTTCCTGAGAAATAA
- a CDS encoding Txe/YoeB family addiction module toxin — protein sequence MSWDLEFSAEFSKDIKKHQKAGNKILLKKIDSFLTEIRENPTQGIGKPEQLKYFEGSIWSRRINDKHRLVYEIKEDDVEILSGWGHYDDK from the coding sequence GTGAGTTGGGATTTAGAATTCTCAGCAGAGTTTTCAAAGGATATTAAAAAGCATCAAAAAGCTGGCAACAAAATTTTATTGAAAAAGATAGATTCTTTTCTCACAGAGATCCGAGAAAATCCCACACAAGGTATTGGGAAACCAGAACAATTAAAATATTTTGAAGGTTCTATTTGGTCAAGACGGATTAATGATAAACACAGACTTGTTTATGAAATAAAAGAAGACGATGTGGAAATATTATCAGGTTGGGGACACTACGATGATAAATAG
- the fbaA gene encoding class II fructose-bisphosphate aldolase, whose protein sequence is MSRKFPAGVATGSLVTEIFDYAKEKQFALPAANVIGSSNINATMETAAKLNAPVIIQFSNGGSIFNAGKSLNNDNQRAAVLGAVAGAKHIHTLAEAYGATVILHTDHCAKKLLPWIDGLLDASEEFYKQNGKSLYSSHMLDFSEEPIEENLEVSAKYFERMNKMGMTLEIELGVTGGEEDGVDNSDVDSSKLYTQPEEVAHAYEVLKAVSDNFTIAAAFGNVHGVYKPGNVKLTPKILDNSQKYVQEKFGTGEKPVNFVFHGGSGSTLEEIREAIGYGVVKMNIDTDLQFGYTEGIRDYMTEKIEYLRHQIGNPEGADAPNKKFYDPRVWVRKGEETYIKRLTQAFEDLNNINTL, encoded by the coding sequence ATGAGCAGAAAATTTCCGGCAGGAGTTGCCACTGGTTCTTTAGTAACAGAAATATTCGATTATGCCAAAGAGAAGCAATTCGCACTTCCTGCAGCTAATGTGATCGGGTCTAGTAATATCAACGCAACGATGGAAACTGCTGCGAAACTTAATGCACCTGTGATCATCCAGTTCTCAAACGGAGGATCGATCTTCAACGCTGGAAAAAGCTTGAACAATGATAACCAAAGAGCTGCAGTTCTAGGAGCTGTTGCTGGCGCAAAACATATCCACACTTTGGCAGAAGCTTATGGAGCGACTGTAATTTTACACACAGACCATTGCGCAAAAAAATTGTTGCCTTGGATTGACGGTCTTTTGGACGCAAGTGAAGAGTTCTACAAGCAAAACGGAAAATCTCTTTATTCTTCTCATATGTTGGATTTCTCTGAGGAGCCAATTGAAGAAAACCTAGAGGTTTCTGCAAAATATTTCGAGAGAATGAACAAAATGGGAATGACTCTTGAGATCGAATTGGGTGTAACTGGAGGTGAAGAAGACGGCGTTGACAACTCTGACGTTGACAGCTCAAAACTTTACACGCAGCCAGAAGAAGTAGCTCACGCTTACGAAGTTCTAAAAGCGGTTTCTGATAACTTCACCATTGCTGCGGCATTTGGAAACGTACACGGTGTTTACAAACCAGGAAATGTAAAACTGACGCCGAAAATTCTTGACAATTCTCAAAAATATGTTCAGGAGAAATTCGGAACTGGAGAGAAGCCTGTAAACTTCGTATTCCACGGTGGGTCAGGTTCTACTTTGGAAGAGATCAGAGAAGCCATCGGTTATGGTGTTGTGAAAATGAACATTGATACAGATCTTCAATTCGGCTATACAGAAGGAATCAGAGATTATATGACTGAGAAAATTGAATATCTACGTCATCAAATCGGAAATCCAGAAGGAGCAGATGCACCAAACAAGAAATTCTACGATCCAAGAGTTTGGGTAAGAAAAGGAGAAGAAACTTATATTAAAAGATTGACTCAGGCTTTCGAAGATCTGAACAATATTAATACACTTTAA
- the metI gene encoding methionine ABC transporter permease MetI codes for MSDSIINLLFQGTIETIVMTLVSGFFGFLLGLPTGIFLFLTRKGQLLENKVSHQVVSVIVNIFRSIPFIILIVWMIPFTRTIVGTSIGVAAALVPLSVGSAPFIARLVENSLLEIPSGLIEAARSMGAKPLQIIRKVLLPEALPSLINNVSITLITLVGYSAMGGAVGAGGLGQVGYQYGYIGYDFAVMNSVLVLLIILVFIIQLAGDFLSKKFNHR; via the coding sequence ATGTCGGATAGTATTATCAATTTGTTATTTCAAGGGACGATAGAAACGATTGTGATGACCTTGGTTTCTGGATTTTTTGGATTTCTGCTAGGATTGCCAACAGGAATTTTCTTATTCCTGACAAGAAAAGGTCAATTGTTGGAGAATAAAGTTTCTCATCAGGTTGTTTCTGTGATCGTGAATATTTTCCGTTCGATCCCATTCATCATCTTAATTGTTTGGATGATCCCATTCACCAGAACAATTGTTGGAACATCGATCGGTGTGGCGGCAGCTTTGGTCCCGTTGAGTGTTGGTTCGGCTCCGTTTATTGCAAGATTGGTAGAAAATAGTTTGCTGGAAATTCCTTCCGGATTGATAGAAGCGGCAAGATCGATGGGCGCAAAACCATTGCAGATCATCCGAAAAGTGCTGTTGCCGGAAGCTTTGCCATCATTAATCAATAATGTCAGTATCACTTTGATCACACTCGTAGGATATTCCGCAATGGGTGGCGCAGTTGGCGCTGGCGGACTGGGACAAGTTGGTTATCAATATGGCTACATCGGTTATGATTTTGCGGTGATGAATTCGGTCTTGGTATTACTGATCATTCTGGTTTTCATCATTCAATTGGCGGGAGATTTTCTTTCGAAAAAATTCAATCACAGATAA
- a CDS encoding T9SS type A sorting domain-containing protein: MLNKYLCLGLFAAFVNTNAQNCTPQAAGNNVGDNGCVSLTYQNQTVSYKTVRAADGYEWLQQNLGSSNVATSIADEGARGDYFQYGRWDDGHQLKTSQTTDVYPTPNNPVGLGAGNALFYINGGTPWSGNYTGWFANPDQNDNWSAKNLSEVTEHNGIDPCKAIGDNWEMPSEADWDLVMTKENIFPRPAGATTGGIVRGFESNLKIAGAGSRKDAGWAFEGTRAYIWTKSASANPNFYRYIYLGAAASSTTGFGGDAKSFGYSVRCVNKSNNTLAVNDLSKIDFSFAPNPADKFIKINTENALKSVEVLSITGQKISETKENTVDVSRLAKGNYFIKITFENGKTTTKKFIKK, from the coding sequence ATGCTTAATAAATATCTTTGTTTAGGATTGTTTGCTGCTTTTGTAAACACCAATGCACAAAACTGCACACCGCAAGCCGCAGGAAATAATGTGGGCGACAACGGCTGCGTGAGTCTTACTTATCAAAACCAAACCGTGTCTTACAAAACTGTGAGAGCTGCCGATGGCTACGAATGGCTTCAGCAAAATCTTGGAAGCTCAAACGTTGCAACCAGCATTGCTGACGAAGGCGCAAGAGGCGATTACTTCCAATACGGCCGTTGGGATGATGGACATCAATTGAAAACTTCTCAAACCACAGATGTTTATCCAACACCTAACAATCCTGTTGGTTTAGGAGCCGGAAATGCTTTATTTTATATCAACGGAGGAACGCCTTGGTCTGGTAATTATACTGGATGGTTTGCCAATCCGGACCAAAACGACAATTGGTCTGCCAAAAACCTTTCCGAAGTGACAGAACATAACGGGATCGACCCTTGTAAAGCCATTGGTGACAATTGGGAAATGCCTTCTGAGGCAGATTGGGATCTTGTAATGACCAAAGAAAATATTTTCCCAAGACCAGCTGGCGCTACAACTGGCGGAATTGTAAGAGGTTTTGAAAGCAATCTTAAAATCGCCGGTGCAGGTTCTCGTAAAGATGCAGGATGGGCTTTTGAAGGAACCCGTGCTTACATCTGGACAAAATCTGCAAGTGCCAATCCTAACTTTTATCGTTACATTTATTTAGGAGCTGCAGCATCCAGCACAACTGGTTTTGGTGGTGACGCAAAAAGTTTTGGCTATTCTGTAAGATGTGTGAACAAGTCCAACAATACTTTAGCGGTCAATGACCTCAGCAAAATTGATTTCTCATTCGCTCCAAACCCAGCTGACAAATTCATCAAGATCAATACAGAAAATGCTTTGAAGTCTGTGGAAGTTCTATCCATCACAGGACAGAAGATCTCTGAGACCAAAGAAAATACGGTTGATGTTTCTCGTTTGGCAAAAGGGAATTACTTCATCAAAATTACTTTCGAGAACGGAAAGACCACGACGAAGAAATTCATCAAGAAATAA
- a CDS encoding CBS domain-containing protein: MFIKDYISKDYPAFSRKDSIEEASEVAKDFGYSHVFIVSKGVFLGGLSQSFLEDSPEGKLDSLNIHYERFAIIEDSSILDSIKLFHTFNANVIPVISKEEKYLGYISCDDIFNEFSKYPLFSENGAILTIQTTGLHYSMTEITQIVESNNAKIYGTFISAIKEDSIEITLKISNENLSSIDETFERYGYTVVTKHYDDEKEELLKDRFGFFQKFLEI, translated from the coding sequence ATGTTTATAAAAGACTACATTTCCAAAGATTATCCCGCATTCAGCAGAAAAGATTCCATAGAGGAAGCTTCTGAGGTTGCGAAAGACTTTGGCTATTCCCACGTTTTCATTGTCAGCAAAGGTGTTTTCCTTGGCGGACTCAGCCAGTCTTTTCTGGAGGACAGTCCTGAGGGAAAATTGGACAGTCTCAATATTCATTACGAGCGATTTGCTATTATAGAGGACAGCAGTATTCTCGATAGCATCAAGCTTTTCCATACTTTCAATGCGAATGTGATTCCCGTGATCTCGAAAGAGGAAAAATATCTCGGGTATATTTCTTGCGATGACATCTTCAATGAGTTTTCAAAATATCCATTGTTCTCCGAGAACGGTGCGATCTTGACAATCCAAACGACAGGTTTGCATTATTCGATGACGGAGATCACTCAGATTGTGGAAAGCAACAATGCGAAGATCTACGGCACATTCATCAGTGCCATCAAAGAAGATAGTATAGAAATTACGTTGAAGATCAGCAATGAAAATCTTAGTTCCATTGATGAAACCTTCGAAAGATACGGCTACACGGTGGTTACCAAACATTACGATGACGAGAAGGAAGAACTGTTGAAAGACCGATTTGGGTTTTTTCAGAAATTTTTGGAAATTTAA
- a CDS encoding bestrophin family ion channel, producing the protein MRAYNTKNFLKILISLHKTDTLKILFPTMLLVGLYSYGMYYLEIEYLHLTEKSTVSHIGMLHSLLGFVLSLLLVFRTNTAYDRWWEGRKLWGKLVNDSRNFMIKICGILDEKDVKTKNQIAKYIKFFPHFLSSHLSKESTRLVLDKDFAELAKELKHHPPAELVFLLTRKLFQLKKEGKISDTEMLFLDAQLSGFLDVCGGCERIKNTPIPYSYSSFIKKFVVFYVVALPVANVVNLGIFMIPITMFVYYVLMSLELIAEEIEDPFNNDENDIPMESIAKNIERNIDLIINKA; encoded by the coding sequence ATGCGCGCCTACAACACAAAGAACTTCCTGAAGATTCTGATCAGTCTTCATAAAACCGATACGCTGAAAATCCTGTTTCCTACAATGCTTCTCGTGGGACTTTATTCTTACGGGATGTATTACCTAGAAATTGAATATCTGCATCTCACAGAAAAATCGACGGTCAGCCACATCGGAATGTTACATTCTTTATTGGGTTTTGTATTGTCTTTACTTTTGGTTTTCCGAACCAACACGGCGTACGATCGCTGGTGGGAAGGCCGAAAATTGTGGGGGAAACTCGTGAATGACAGCCGAAATTTTATGATCAAGATCTGTGGCATTCTGGATGAGAAAGATGTCAAAACAAAAAATCAAATCGCAAAATATATTAAGTTCTTCCCTCATTTTCTATCCAGCCATCTTTCCAAAGAATCCACAAGACTGGTTCTTGACAAGGATTTTGCAGAGCTCGCCAAAGAGTTGAAGCATCATCCGCCTGCAGAGTTGGTCTTTCTGCTGACCAGAAAACTTTTTCAACTTAAAAAAGAAGGAAAGATCTCCGACACCGAAATGCTCTTCCTGGATGCCCAATTATCAGGATTTCTGGATGTCTGTGGTGGATGTGAGAGAATCAAAAACACGCCGATTCCTTATTCCTATTCATCATTCATCAAAAAATTTGTGGTTTTTTACGTGGTAGCCTTGCCGGTTGCCAATGTGGTGAACCTCGGTATTTTTATGATCCCGATCACGATGTTTGTGTATTATGTTTTGATGAGTTTGGAGTTGATCGCCGAAGAAATAGAAGATCCGTTTAACAACGACGAGAACGATATCCCAATGGAATCTATCGCAAAGAATATCGAGAGAAATATTGATTTAATTATAAATAAAGCTTAA
- a CDS encoding RNA methyltransferase, whose translation MTKKLKLEELGRIDVETFKNTAKIPLVIILDSVRSMHNVGAIFRTGDAFLIEKVVLCGITPQPPHREIHKAALGATESVDWIYEQDINIAIENLKKENFNIIGIEQTSDSQMMTDFEIKSDEKYALILGNEVDGISDEALPNVDTFLEIPQLGTKHSLNVSVCGGIVIWEFAKNLSSLK comes from the coding sequence GTGACAAAGAAACTGAAACTTGAAGAATTGGGGAGAATAGATGTTGAAACCTTCAAAAATACAGCGAAGATTCCGCTTGTGATCATTCTGGACAGCGTAAGAAGTATGCACAATGTGGGCGCTATTTTCCGAACCGGCGATGCTTTTTTGATCGAAAAAGTGGTGCTTTGCGGTATCACGCCTCAGCCGCCTCACAGGGAAATTCACAAAGCGGCGCTTGGCGCAACGGAAAGCGTAGATTGGATCTATGAGCAGGATATTAATATTGCTATTGAAAATCTTAAGAAAGAAAACTTCAATATTATTGGGATCGAACAGACTTCCGACAGCCAAATGATGACTGATTTTGAAATTAAATCTGATGAAAAATACGCTCTGATCTTAGGAAATGAAGTCGACGGAATCAGTGATGAAGCTTTGCCAAATGTTGATACGTTTTTGGAAATCCCTCAATTGGGAACCAAGCATTCTTTGAACGTAAGTGTCTGTGGCGGAATCGTCATTTGGGAGTTTGCGAAAAACCTGAGTTCTTTAAAATAA
- a CDS encoding NAD kinase, with protein sequence MKAAIYSQKKDLDTFLYLNKFISELALREVSVVLHSEMAENLNFSKEFDTFSGKEELKSKNVNIVFSFGGDGTILNALTFIQDLEIPIIGVNTGRLGFLANFRKDQIFDELDSIILDKNYNISERSVIKITTDNPNDIDFPFALNDVSLSRKETTSMITVESYINEEFLNVFWGDGLIVSTPTGSTAYSLSCGGPIISPANDNFVITPIAPHNLNVRPLIVKDDAKIKLIVKSRVEQYTLALDSRLYHMEIGSEINIEKADFSLFLIKPKNFSFYETIRQKLLWGNDKRN encoded by the coding sequence ATGAAGGCAGCGATCTACTCTCAAAAGAAAGACCTCGATACTTTTTTGTATCTCAACAAGTTCATTTCCGAATTGGCGCTCAGAGAGGTTTCTGTGGTTCTGCATTCCGAAATGGCGGAAAATCTTAATTTTTCTAAGGAATTCGATACGTTTTCTGGGAAAGAGGAGCTGAAAAGCAAGAACGTCAATATCGTTTTCAGTTTTGGTGGCGATGGGACAATTCTTAACGCTTTGACCTTCATCCAGGATCTAGAAATTCCAATTATTGGGGTTAATACAGGCCGATTGGGATTTTTGGCCAACTTCAGAAAAGATCAGATCTTTGACGAGTTGGATTCTATTATCCTAGATAAAAATTACAACATCAGCGAACGCTCTGTCATCAAAATCACAACAGACAATCCGAACGATATCGATTTTCCTTTCGCACTGAATGATGTCAGTCTTTCCAGAAAGGAAACCACATCGATGATCACGGTGGAATCTTACATCAACGAAGAATTCCTAAACGTTTTCTGGGGCGACGGCTTGATCGTTTCGACGCCAACAGGTTCTACGGCTTACTCGCTGAGTTGTGGCGGGCCAATCATTTCGCCAGCGAATGACAATTTCGTCATTACGCCAATCGCACCTCACAATCTGAATGTTCGTCCACTTATCGTTAAAGATGACGCAAAAATAAAATTGATCGTGAAAAGTCGGGTAGAGCAATATACTTTGGCTTTGGATTCCAGACTTTATCATATGGAAATCGGAAGTGAGATCAATATCGAAAAGGCTGATTTCTCACTATTTCTCATTAAACCAAAAAATTTTAGTTTCTATGAGACCATTCGCCAAAAATTGCTTTGGGGGAACGATAAGAGGAATTAA
- the accD gene encoding acetyl-CoA carboxylase, carboxyltransferase subunit beta: MAFDWFKRKGQNITTSTEDKKDVPKGLWHKTPTGKIIEAEELRANNFVSPEDGFHVRIGSREYFDMLFDDQKFKELDADVESVDILKFKDTKSYTDRLKEVKSKTKLTDSIRNATGKVNGVEMVISCMDFAFIGGSLGSVMGEKIRRAIDYCIKHKLPYMIICQSGGARMQEAAYSLMQLAKVQAKLVQLSDAGLPYIAYLTDPTFGGITASFAMTADLIIAEPSALIGFAGPRVIRETIGKDLPEGFQTSEFLQEKGFVDFIVKRTEIKHQVSRSVKLLIHEYH, encoded by the coding sequence ATGGCATTTGATTGGTTTAAAAGGAAAGGGCAAAATATTACCACTTCTACAGAAGACAAAAAGGACGTTCCAAAAGGACTTTGGCACAAGACGCCAACTGGCAAAATTATAGAAGCTGAAGAACTCAGAGCTAATAATTTTGTGTCTCCGGAAGATGGTTTCCACGTAAGAATCGGAAGTAGAGAATACTTTGATATGCTTTTTGATGATCAGAAATTCAAAGAATTGGATGCTGATGTGGAAAGTGTTGACATTCTTAAATTCAAGGATACAAAATCTTACACGGACCGTCTGAAAGAAGTGAAATCCAAGACCAAATTGACTGATTCCATCCGTAATGCGACTGGAAAAGTGAACGGTGTAGAAATGGTGATCTCTTGTATGGACTTTGCTTTCATCGGTGGATCTTTGGGATCTGTAATGGGTGAGAAGATCAGAAGAGCAATCGACTATTGTATCAAACACAAGTTGCCTTACATGATCATCTGCCAATCTGGTGGCGCGAGAATGCAGGAAGCGGCTTACTCATTGATGCAGTTGGCTAAAGTTCAGGCCAAATTGGTTCAACTTTCGGATGCAGGTTTGCCTTACATCGCTTATTTGACCGATCCAACTTTTGGTGGGATCACAGCTTCCTTTGCAATGACGGCTGATTTAATTATCGCAGAACCAAGCGCATTGATCGGATTCGCAGGACCAAGAGTGATTCGTGAAACAATTGGTAAAGATCTGCCAGAAGGTTTCCAAACTTCAGAATTCTTGCAGGAGAAAGGTTTTGTGGATTTTATCGTAAAAAGAACCGAGATCAAACATCAAGTTTCAAGATCGGTAAAACTTTTGATCCACGAATATCATTAA
- the metQ gene encoding methionine ABC transporter substrate-binding lipoprotein MetQ, with amino-acid sequence MNKLKIIALAFAVITLSACSKKESNPNILKVGIASGPEQGLAEEAKKVAKAKYGLDVELVSFNDYVVPNEALNQGDVDVNAFQHLPYLEEQSRQRGYKLAVVGKTFVYPIVAYSKKIKSISELKPGQTIVIPNDPTNGGRSLLLLQKQGLIKLKEGIGLLPKVADITENPKNFRILELEAPQIPRVLEDKEVVLAIINNNFAAQAGLDPEKEGLFTEDKDSPYANLIVSREDNKNDEKIKNFVKAYQSPEVEAVAKQTFKEGAVKAW; translated from the coding sequence ATGAATAAATTAAAAATAATTGCTTTAGCATTTGCTGTCATCACATTATCAGCTTGCAGCAAAAAAGAATCGAACCCGAATATTTTAAAAGTTGGCATCGCTTCCGGACCTGAACAAGGTTTGGCAGAAGAAGCTAAAAAAGTCGCCAAAGCAAAATATGGTTTGGATGTAGAATTGGTCTCCTTCAACGATTACGTGGTTCCAAACGAAGCTTTGAACCAAGGTGATGTGGATGTGAACGCGTTTCAACACTTGCCCTACCTGGAAGAACAATCCAGACAACGAGGTTACAAATTGGCTGTTGTCGGGAAAACTTTTGTTTATCCAATTGTGGCTTACTCCAAAAAAATCAAGTCCATTTCAGAATTGAAACCGGGACAAACCATTGTGATTCCAAATGACCCGACCAATGGTGGAAGATCACTGTTACTGCTTCAGAAGCAAGGATTAATTAAATTAAAAGAAGGCATTGGACTATTACCAAAAGTCGCAGACATCACAGAAAATCCGAAGAATTTCAGAATTCTGGAATTAGAAGCGCCACAAATTCCGAGGGTTTTGGAAGATAAAGAAGTTGTGCTGGCCATCATTAACAATAATTTTGCGGCCCAAGCTGGCCTGGACCCAGAAAAAGAAGGCCTTTTCACAGAAGATAAAGATTCGCCTTACGCCAATTTAATCGTCTCCAGAGAAGACAACAAAAATGACGAGAAGATCAAAAACTTCGTCAAAGCCTATCAATCTCCGGAAGTAGAGGCCGTTGCCAAGCAGACCTTCAAAGAAGGCGCTGTGAAAGCGTGGTAA